A region of Arabidopsis thaliana chromosome 5, partial sequence DNA encodes the following proteins:
- a CDS encoding F-box protein, putative (DUF295) (Protein of unknown function (DUF295); CONTAINS InterPro DOMAIN/s: Protein of unknown function DUF295 (InterPro:IPR005174); BEST Arabidopsis thaliana protein match is: Protein of unknown function (DUF295) (TAIR:AT5G67040.1); Has 1807 Blast hits to 1807 proteins in 277 species: Archae - 0; Bacteria - 0; Metazoa - 736; Fungi - 347; Plants - 385; Viruses - 0; Other Eukaryotes - 339 (source: NCBI BLink).) yields MALFFSRISKLSGRRNNARFFSSLPPSPCLVLTTKKLRGSPEEGLIVHHKLFEPATEKKVYGNEKKYPKELHGAPLLGASKGWVAFFKEKDISVHLTDLYKPCVSSPRVISLPSLKLDYKPATHATEVCLSSSDPVQDDYYVAAKFNDYHVSVCRPRWDSDWTHNETGYSLLPASELMYSKRDKAFHFTSFKGLYMGSLYLSKKDEIKYKEIRLRNLPKIPEAGWEMLDKCSMTNHLVDSPSGELFFIKWYTQCIHKEDEDGDLECLHSKTKRFMVFRQDGMSKDFGYTEDIGDLCIFLGKSEAFCVTASLYPGLKPNSIYYLGPRFGSYDLASGTNSSFTFDRFGKPSLVVPYWIHSTSSLSSS; encoded by the exons atggcTCTGTTCTTCAGCCGAATCTCAAAGCTTTCT GGACGCAGGAACAATGCTCGTTTCTTCTCATCATTGCCTCCGTCCCCATGCTTGGTGCTGACCACTAAGAAGTTGCGAGGGTCTCCAGAGGAGGGCCTAATCGTGCATCACAAGTTATTCGAACCGGCTACGGAAAAAAAAGTGTACGGCAATGAGAAGAAGTATCCCAAAGAGCTTCATGGAGCTCCGCTTCTGGGAGCATCGAAAGGTTGGGTCGCTTTTTTCAAGGAGAAAGACATTAGTGTGCATCTCACGGATCTGTACAAGCCTTGTGTCTCATCTCCAAGAGTCATATCATTACCATCACTCAAGCTCGACTATAAACCCGCAACTCATGCCACGGAAGTGTGTCTCTCTTCGTCTGATCCTGTCCAAGACGACTATTACGTGGCTGCAAAGTTCAATGACTATCACGTAAGTGTATGTAGGCCTCGTTGGGACTCTGACTGGACTCACAACGAGACCGGTTACAGTCTTTTACCAGCCTCTGAGCTCATGTACTCCAAGAGAGACAAAGCCTTCCACTTTACGAGTTTTAAGGGTCTCTACATGGGTTCTCTGTATCTCAGTAAAAAAGACGAGATCAAGTATAAAGAGATACGCCTTAGAAACCTGCCTAAGATTCCAGAGGCAGGTTGGGAGATGTTGGATAAATGTTCCATGACCAATCACTTAGTGGATTCTCCCTCTGGTgaacttttcttcatcaagtG GTACACACAGTGTATTCACAAAGAGGACGAAGATGGGGATTTGGAATGTCTCCACAGCAAAACTAAGCGGTTCATGGTCTTTAGGCAAGATGGGATGAGCAAAGACTTTGGTTACACTGAAGATATTGGAGATCTCTGCATCTTCCTTGGCAAGAGTGAAGCCTTCTGTGTCACGGCAAGTTTGTACCCAGGGCTCAAACCTAACTCCATCTATTACCTTGGCCCTAGATTTGGTTCTTACGATCTAGCTTCTGGTACAAACAGTTCCTTCACGTTCGATCGCTTTGGTAAACCCTCGCTTGTTGTCCCTTACTGGATCCATTCGACATCTTCTCTGAGCTCTAGCTAG
- a CDS encoding Bifunctional inhibitor/lipid-transfer protein/seed storage 2S albumin superfamily protein (Bifunctional inhibitor/lipid-transfer protein/seed storage 2S albumin superfamily protein; FUNCTIONS IN: lipid binding; INVOLVED IN: lipid transport; LOCATED IN: endomembrane system; CONTAINS InterPro DOMAIN/s: Bifunctional inhibitor/plant lipid transfer protein/seed storage (InterPro:IPR016140), Plant lipid transfer protein/seed storage/trypsin-alpha amylase inhibitor (InterPro:IPR003612); BEST Arabidopsis thaliana protein match is: Bifunctional inhibitor/lipid-transfer protein/seed storage 2S albumin superfamily protein (TAIR:AT5G55410.2); Has 123 Blast hits to 123 proteins in 18 species: Archae - 0; Bacteria - 0; Metazoa - 0; Fungi - 0; Plants - 123; Viruses - 0; Other Eukaryotes - 0 (source: NCBI BLink).), with product MDTNNTRTVKFAALAIVLAALVLMEEPTSITACNINANHLEKCRPAVIGDNPPSPIKECCELLQAANLKCICRFKSVLPVLAVYPSKVQALLSKCGLTTIPPACQALRN from the exons ATGGATACGAACAATACCAGAACTGTGAAATTTGCAGCTCTTGCAATAGTTTTAGCCGCCTTGGTGTTGATGGAAGAACCTACGAGCATTACCGCATGTAACATCAACGCAAACCATCTGGAAAAATGTCGTCCAGCCGTAATTGGAGACAACCCGCCATCTCCAATCAAAGAGTGTTGTGAACTCCTCCAAGCCGCTAATCTGAAATGCATCTGCAGATTCAAGTCTGTTCTCCCCGTTTTAGCGGTTTACCCATCTAAAGTCCAGGCTCTTCTGAGCAAATGTGGCCTGACAACAATCCCTCCTGCTTGCCAag CTTTGAGGAACTGA
- a CDS encoding Bifunctional inhibitor/lipid-transfer protein/seed storage 2S albumin superfamily protein (Bifunctional inhibitor/lipid-transfer protein/seed storage 2S albumin superfamily protein; FUNCTIONS IN: lipid binding; INVOLVED IN: lipid transport; LOCATED IN: endomembrane system; CONTAINS InterPro DOMAIN/s: Bifunctional inhibitor/plant lipid transfer protein/seed storage (InterPro:IPR016140), Plant lipid transfer protein/seed storage/trypsin-alpha amylase inhibitor (InterPro:IPR003612); BEST Arabidopsis thaliana protein match is: Bifunctional inhibitor/lipid-transfer protein/seed storage 2S albumin superfamily protein (TAIR:AT5G55450.1); Has 119 Blast hits to 119 proteins in 20 species: Archae - 0; Bacteria - 0; Metazoa - 0; Fungi - 0; Plants - 119; Viruses - 0; Other Eukaryotes - 0 (source: NCBI BLink).): MGKNNTKFLMQFATFAMVLTFAMMVKEATSMSICDMDINDMQKCRPAITGNNPPPPVNDCCVVVRKANFECLCRFKFYLPILRIDPSKVVALVAKCGVTTVPRSCQV, from the exons atgggTAAGAACAATACCAAATTCCTTATGCAATTTGCAACTTTTGCAATGGTTTTAACCTTTGCGATGATGGTCAAAGAAGCTACAAGCATGTCCATTTGTGACATGGACATAAATGATATGCAGAAATGTCGCCCAGCCATCACTGGAAACAATCCCCCACCTCCCGTCAATGATTGCTGCGTAGTGGTTCGGAAAGCTAATTTCGAATGCTTATGCAGATTTAAGTTTTATCTCCCAATTTTACGAATTGATCCATCTAAAGTCGTGGCTCTTGTAGCTAAATGTGGTGTTACAACAGTCCCTCGTTCTTGCCAAG TTTGA
- the NHX3 gene encoding Na+/H+ (sodium hydrogen) exchanger 3 (Na+/H+ (sodium hydrogen) exchanger 3 (NHX3); CONTAINS InterPro DOMAIN/s: Na+/H+ exchanger, subfamily (InterPro:IPR004709), Cation/H+ exchanger, conserved region (InterPro:IPR018422), Cation/H+ exchanger (InterPro:IPR006153), Na+/H+ exchanger, isoforms 1-4, conserved region (InterPro:IPR018407); BEST Arabidopsis thaliana protein match is: sodium hydrogen exchanger 2 (TAIR:AT3G05030.1); Has 1807 Blast hits to 1807 proteins in 277 species: Archae - 0; Bacteria - 0; Metazoa - 736; Fungi - 347; Plants - 385; Viruses - 0; Other Eukaryotes - 339 (source: NCBI BLink).) translates to MSIGLTEFVTNKLAAEHPQVIPISVFIAILCLCLVIGHLLEENRWVNESITAILVGAASGTVILLISKGKSSHILVFDEELFFIYLLPPIIFNAGFQVKKKKFFHNFLTIMSFGVIGVFISTVIISFGTWWLFPKLGFKGLSARDYLAIGTIFSSTDTVCTLQILHQDETPLLYSLVFGEGVVNDATSVVLFNAVQKIQFESLTGWTALQVFGNFLYLFSTSTLLGIGVGLITSFVLKTLYFGRHSTTRELAIMVLMAYLSYMLAELFSLSGILTVFFCGVLMSHYASYNVTESSRITSRHVFAMLSFIAETFIFLYVGTDALDFTKWKTSSLSFGGTLGVSGVITALVLLGRAAFVFPLSVLTNFMNRHTERNESITFKHQVIIWWAGLMRGAVSIALAFKQFTYSGVTLDPVNAAMVTNTTIVVLFTTLVFGFLTKPLVNYLLPQDASHNTGNRGKRTEPGSPKEDATLPLLSFDESASTNFNRAKDSISLLMEQPVYTIHRYWRKFDDTYMRPIFGGPRRENQPEC, encoded by the exons ATGAGTATCGGATTAACAGAGTTTGTGACGAATAAACTAGCAGCTGAGCATCCTCAGGTGATACCAATCTCAGTGTTCATCGCCATTCTCTGTCTATGTTTAGTTATCGGCCACTTGCTTGAAGAGAATCGATGGGTTAATGAATCTATTACCGCCATTTTAGTa GGAGCAGCATCAGGAACAGTGATCTTACTTATTAGTAAAGGAAAAAGTTCACATATTTTGGTGTTTGATGAAGAACTCTTCTTCATTTACCTTCTTCCTCCAATAATCTTCAATGCTGG GTTCcaagttaagaaaaagaagttttttcACAACTTTTTAACCATCATGTCCTTTGGTGTGATTGGAGTTTTCATCTCCACTGTCATTATCTCGtttg GGACTTGGTGGCTGTTTCCCAAGTTGGGATTTAAGGGGTTGAGTGCTAGAGACTATCTTG CCATAGGAACGATTTTCTCATCAACTGATACTGTTTGCACTCTACAG ATTCTCCATCAAGATGAAACACCATTGCTATACAGCTTAGTCTTTGGAGAAGGAGTGGTGAATGATGCAACCTCAGTTGTACTGTTCAACGCCGTGCAAAAGATTCAATTTGAAAGCCTAACCGGTTGGACGGCGCTGCAAGTATTTGGGAACTTTTTGTACCTCTTCTCAACAAGCACACTTCTCGGAATTGGT GTGGGGCTAATAAcatcttttgttcttaaaacCTTGTATTTTGGAAG ACATTCTACTACACGCGAACTCGCCATCATGGTTCTAATGGCTTACCTTTCATATATGTTGGCTGAG CTCTTCTCATTAAGTGGAATTCTTACTGTTTTCTTCTGTGGTGTTTTAATGTCGCATTATGCATCATATAACGTGACAGAGAGCTCAAGAATCACTTCCAG GCATGTATTTGCAATGTTGTCCTTTATTGCGGAGACATTCATATTTCTGTATGTTGGAACAGATGCTCTTGATTTTACAAAGTGGAAGACAAGCAGCTTAAG CTTTGGGGGTACTCTGGGTGTCTCCGGTGTCATAACCGCATTAGTATTGCTTGGACGAGCAGCATTTGTCTTTCCACTCTCGGTCTTAACAAATTTCATGAACAGGCACACTGAAAGAAACGAGTCTATCACATTTAAGCATCAG GTGATCATTTGGTGGGCAGGTCTAATGCGAGGTGCTGTCTCAATTGCTCTGGCTTTCAAGCAG TTCACATACTCCGGTGTTACATTGGATCCTGTGAATGCTGCCATGGTCACCAACACCACTATCGTTGTTCTCTTTACTACACTG GTCTTTGGTTTCCTCACAAAACCACTTGTGAATTATCTCCTTCCTCAAGATGCAAGTCACAACACCGGAAATAGAGGTAAACGCACTGAGCCAGGTTCTCCGAAAGAAGATGCGacacttcctcttctttcctttGACGAGTCTGCTTCCACCAACTTCAATAGAGCTAAAGATAGTATTTCCCTTCTGATGGAACAACCTGTGTACACCATCCACCGCTACTGGAGAAAGTTTGACGACACATACATGAGGCCTATCTTCGGTGGACCTCGTCGAGAAAACCAACCAGAATGCTAG
- a CDS encoding uncharacterized protein (unknown protein; Has 1807 Blast hits to 1807 proteins in 277 species: Archae - 0; Bacteria - 0; Metazoa - 736; Fungi - 347; Plants - 385; Viruses - 0; Other Eukaryotes - 339 (source: NCBI BLink).) has translation MASSQWYSPVPLSQDDDLEEEEDEKEEEEVEEEEEEEEEEEDEEGEWSLKKKVYVAFPKSFGGGFLVDRKKETKISTVDKSSFGQGTHMDYVDYGTSSGKSNEQNTIKEEENKIPEYGGCNGCPGCIRCGCRGCSGGCRFCPGCCACQY, from the coding sequence ATGGCATCAAGCCAGTGGTACTCTCCAGTTCCTCTTTCGCAGGATgatgatcttgaagaagaagaagatgagaaagaagaagaagaagtagaagaagaagaagaagaagaagaagaagaagaagacgaagaaggtGAATGGTCGCTCAAGAAGAAGGTGTACGTTGCTTTCCCCAAGAGCTTCGGCGGTGGCTTTTTGGTCGATAGGAAGAAGGAGACCAAGATATCCACGGTGGACAAGTCTTCTTTTGGGCAAGGGACCCACATGGACTACGTTGACTATGGAACAAGCAGTGGGAAAAGCAACGAGCAAAACACCATCAAGGAAGAGGAGAACAAAATACCTGAGTATGGTGGTTGCAACGGTTGCCCAGGATGCATTCGATGCGGATGTCGAGGATGTAGCGGTGGCTGCCGTTTTTGCCCCGGTTGCTGTGCGTGCCAGtactaa
- a CDS encoding Bifunctional inhibitor/lipid-transfer protein/seed storage 2S albumin superfamily protein (Bifunctional inhibitor/lipid-transfer protein/seed storage 2S albumin superfamily protein; FUNCTIONS IN: lipid binding; INVOLVED IN: response to other organism, lipid transport; LOCATED IN: endomembrane system; EXPRESSED IN: 15 plant structures; EXPRESSED DURING: 13 growth stages; CONTAINS InterPro DOMAIN/s: Bifunctional inhibitor/plant lipid transfer protein/seed storage (InterPro:IPR016140), Plant lipid transfer protein/seed storage/trypsin-alpha amylase inhibitor (InterPro:IPR003612); BEST Arabidopsis thaliana protein match is: Bifunctional inhibitor/lipid-transfer protein/seed storage 2S albumin superfamily protein (TAIR:AT5G55410.2); Has 30201 Blast hits to 17322 proteins in 780 species: Archae - 12; Bacteria - 1396; Metazoa - 17338; Fungi - 3422; Plants - 5037; Viruses - 0; Other Eukaryotes - 2996 (source: NCBI BLink).), whose protein sequence is MGKDNTRILMQFSALAMVLTAAIMVKEATSIPVCNIDTNDLAKCRPAVTGNNPPPPGPDCCAVARVANLQCLCPYKPYLPTVGIDPSRVRPLLANCGVNSPSCF, encoded by the coding sequence atgggTAAGGACAACACCAGAATCCTCATGCAATTTTCAGCTCTCGCGATGGTTTTAACAGCTGCAATAATGGTGAAAGAAGCTACAAGCATTCCCGTTTGCAACATTGACACAAACGACTTGGCGAAATGCCGTCCAGCCGTCACTGGAAACAACCCTCCACCACCGGGACCGGACTGCTGCGCAGTGGCCAGAGTTGCTAATCTACAATGCCTCTGCCCGTACAAGCCTTATCTCCCCACTGTCGGGATAGACCCATCTAGAGTCAGGCCTCTTCTTGCCAATTGTGGTGTAAACAGTCCTTCCTGTTTCTAA
- a CDS encoding Bifunctional inhibitor/lipid-transfer protein/seed storage 2S albumin superfamily protein (Bifunctional inhibitor/lipid-transfer protein/seed storage 2S albumin superfamily protein; FUNCTIONS IN: lipid binding; INVOLVED IN: lipid transport; LOCATED IN: endomembrane system; CONTAINS InterPro DOMAIN/s: Bifunctional inhibitor/plant lipid transfer protein/seed storage (InterPro:IPR016140), Plant lipid transfer protein/seed storage/trypsin-alpha amylase inhibitor (InterPro:IPR003612); BEST Arabidopsis thaliana protein match is: Bifunctional inhibitor/lipid-transfer protein/seed storage 2S albumin superfamily protein (TAIR:AT5G55450.1); Has 119 Blast hits to 119 proteins in 20 species: Archae - 0; Bacteria - 0; Metazoa - 0; Fungi - 0; Plants - 119; Viruses - 0; Other Eukaryotes - 0 (source: NCBI BLink).) codes for MGKNNTKFLMQFATFAMVLTFAMMVKEATSMSICDMDINDMQKCRPAITGNNPPPPVNDCCVVVRKANFECLCRFKFYLPILRIDPSKVVALVAKCGVTTVPRSCQGIFM; via the coding sequence atgggTAAGAACAATACCAAATTCCTTATGCAATTTGCAACTTTTGCAATGGTTTTAACCTTTGCGATGATGGTCAAAGAAGCTACAAGCATGTCCATTTGTGACATGGACATAAATGATATGCAGAAATGTCGCCCAGCCATCACTGGAAACAATCCCCCACCTCCCGTCAATGATTGCTGCGTAGTGGTTCGGAAAGCTAATTTCGAATGCTTATGCAGATTTAAGTTTTATCTCCCAATTTTACGAATTGATCCATCTAAAGTCGTGGCTCTTGTAGCTAAATGTGGTGTTACAACAGTCCCTCGTTCTTGCCAAGGTATTTTCATGtga
- a CDS encoding Actin binding Calponin homology (CH) domain-containing protein, producing MSGFVGVIVSDPWLQSQLTQVELRSLNSKFVALKNQSGKVTLEDLPSVLVKVKSLSSSFKEKEIKEILGGLGSDYESDDDLDFESFLKVYLNLRDKAADKAGGGLKHSSSFLKAGTTTLHTINQSEKGSFVLHINRYLGDDPFLKQFLPLDPDSNDLYELVKDGVLLCKLINIAVPGTIDERAINTKRVLNPWERNENHTLCLNSAKAVGCSVVNIGTQDLAEGRPHLVLGLISQLIKIQLLADLSLKKMPQLVELVEDNEDIEEFLRLPPEKVLLKWMNFHLKKGGYKKTVGNFSSDLKDAQAYAYLLNVLAPEHCDPATLNAEDDLERANMVLEHAERMNCKRYLTAEEIVEGSSYLNLAFVAQIFHERNGLSTDGRFSFAEMMTEDLQTCRDERCYRLWINSLGIESYVNNVFEDVRNGWILLEVVDKVYPGSVNWKQASKPPIKMPFRKVENCNQVVKIGKEMRFSLVNVAGNDIVQGNKKLILGFLWQLMRTHMLQLLKSLRSRTRGKDMTDSEIISWANRKVRIMGRKSQIESFKDKSLSSGLFFLDLLWAVEPRVVNWNLVTKGESDDEKRLNATYIVSVARKLGCSVFLLPEDIVEVNQKMILILTASIMYWSLQQQSSSSESSSSSSDSSSTHSTTTTCTSTCTSTDASPAPSVTGEDEVSSLNGEVSSLTIEEDNEVSSLTIEEDNDADILSDITSISEEAANE from the exons ATGTCTGGTTTTGTGGGTGTTATTGTTTCGGATCCATGGTTACAAAGTCAGCTTACACAAGTTGAGCTAAGGAGTCTTAATTCCAAG tttgttgCGTTGAAGAATCAGAGTGGTAAGGTTACATTAGAGGATCTTCCATCTGTGTTGGTCAAGGTGAAGTCACTTAGTTCATCATTTaaggagaaagaaatcaaagaaatctTGGGAGGTTTGGGTTCTGATTATGaaagtgatgatgatcttgATTTCGAATCGTTTCTCAAG GTATATCTAAACTTGCGAGATAAAGCTGCTGATAAAGCTGGTGGTGGTCTTAAGcattcatcttcatttcttaAAGCCGGCACTACGACTCTTCATACCATAAACCAGTCAGAGAAGGGttcttttgttcttcacaTCAATAGATATCTTGGGGATGACCCGTTTTTGAAGCAATTTCTTCCTTTAGATCCGGATTCAAATGATTTGTATGAACTTGTGAAAGATGGTGTGCTTTTATG TAAGCTTATAAATATAGCAGTTCCTGGGACAATAGATGAACGAGCGATCAACACGAAAAGGGTACTTAACCCATGGGAGAGAAATGAGAATCACACGCTCTGTCTTAACTCTGCAAAAGCTGTTGGCTGCAGTGTGGTTAATATCGGGACTCAGGACCTGGCTGAAGGACGA CCTCATCTGGTGCTTGGATTGATCTCACAACTCATAAAG ATTCAACTGCTTGCCGATCTTAGTTTAAAGAAGATGCCTCAGCTTGTTGAGTTGGTGGAGGACAACGAG GATATAGAAGAATTTCTGAGATTACCCCCAGAGAAAGTCTTGCTCAAATGGATGAACTTCCATCTCAAGAAAGGTGGTTACAAAAAAACTGTTGGAAATTTTTCATCGGATCTGAAG GACGCACAGGCCTATGCTTACCTGCTTAATGTTCTCGCACCAGAGCATTGTGATCCAGCAACTCTAAATGCAGAGGATGATCTTGAAAGGGCTAACATGGTCCTCGAACACGCAGAGAGAATGAACTGCAAACGGTATTTGACTGCAGAGGAGATAGTTGAGGGGTCTTCGTATTTGAATCTAGCATTTGTGGCACAGATATTTCATGAAAG GAATGGCCTTAGCACTGATGGTAGATTCTCCTTTGCGGAGATGATGACTGAGGATTTACAGACTTGCAGAGACGAAAGATGTTACCGGCTATGGATTAACAGCCTCGGGATTGAGAGTTACGTCAATAATGTGTTTGAAGATGTTAGAAACGG ATGGATTCTTCTGGAAGTTGTTGATAAGGTCTATCCAGGCTCAGTTAACTGGAAGCAGGCTTCAAAACCACCAATTAAGATGCCGTTTAGAAAAGTAGAGAATTGCAATCAAGTCGTGAAGATTGGGAAAGAGATGAGATTCTCGCTCGTAAATGTAGCTGGAAATGACATTGTTCAAGGAAATAAAAAGCTTATCCTCG GCTTCTTATGGCAGTTGATGAGAACACATATGCTCCAACTTCTCAAGAGTCTAAGATCTCGGACACGAGGAAAAGACATGACCGACTCAGAAATCATAAGCTGGGCTAACAGGAAAGTCAGAATCATGGGGCGGAAATCGCAGATCGAAAGCTTCAAG GATAAAAGTCTATCGAGCGGATTATTCTTCCTCGATCTTCTATGGGCGGTTGAGCCAAGAGTTGTTAACTGGAATCTTGTCACCAAGGGTGAATCAG ACGATGAGAAGAGATTGAATGCTACATACATTGTCAGCGTAGCAAGAAAGCTTGGTTGCTCGGTTTTCTTGTTGCCAGAAGATATCGTGGAG GTGAATCAAAAGATGATACTAATCCTAACGGCAAGTATAATGTATTGGAGCCTTCAACAACAATCATCATCGTCAGAGAGTTCAAGTTCGAGTTCAGACTCATCATCAACTCATAGCACGACGACGACATGCACTAGCACATGCACGAGCACTGATGCTTCACCAGCTCCATCTGTCACGGGTGAAGACGAAGTCTCTTCTTTAAATGGCGAAGTCTCAAGCCTAACGatagaagaagacaatgaagTCTCGAGCCTAACGatagaagaagacaatgacGCAGACATTTTGTCAGATATCACCTCCATCTCAGAGGAAGCAGCTAACGAATAG